ACAGTCGCGCGCCGGCCGCAGGATTGTCGACCGGGCGCCCCCCGTTCCGCCGATCATGCGGCCACCGCAGCGCTTGCCACAGCTTGCAGTCACCTGAGGTTACGGGTGACCAGCCAGGATGGCGCCGCGCCGCGCCGGATCACCACCGGCGGGACGGCTATCCGGTGGTGGCGCGCAGCCGGTGCCAGCGGGCCAGCAGACCGCCCTCGGCGGCCACCTCCTCGCTGGTCAAGGCGTACCCGATGTGGTCCCGCCACGCTCCGTCGATGTGCATGTACCGGGGGTGGTAGGCCTCCTCACGGAAGCCGAGCTTCTCGACCACCCGGCGGGACGGCCTGTTCTCCGGGCGGATGTTGACCTCGATCCGGTGCAGGCCACCCGGCCCGAAGGCGTGGTCCACGGCGAGCGCCAGCGCGGTCGGGATGACCCCGCGACCGGCCGTCCGGCCGTCCACCCAGTAGCCGGCGTACCCGGAGCAGAACGCCCGGCGCACGATGTTGCCGATGTTCAGGTGCCCGACCAGGCGTTCCGGCCCGTCGTCGGCGCGCAGGCACACCGCGAACGGCATGCCCTCGCCGCGTCGGGCGGTGCGTCGCTGGTCGCGGTGGACGTAGCGGAACGCGATCGGCGAGTTCGTCTCGTCCCAGCGGCCCGGGAGCACCGACTCCCAGGGGGCCAGCCAGGCCCGGTTGGCGCGGCGGATCTCCGACCAGGCCGCCGCGTCGGAACGCCGGTACGGCCGCAGCAGCACCGGCCCGTCGGCGAGCACGACCGGCCAGCCGGGAACACTACCGAAGAACACCGTCACCGCCTCCGGTCCAGCAGCAGCACGTCCACCGTGGAGCCGGCCGCCGCGGTGGTCACCCGCTCGCCGAGCACCAGCAGGCCGTTCGCCTCGGCCAGCCCCGAGAGGGTACGCGGTCCGCCCGCGAGGGGTTGCACGGTGTACCCGCCGCCGCGCCGTTCGGCCACGTGGGCGGGACGGAACTCGCGCAGCCCCCCGGGGGACGTGACGGTCTCCAGCAGGTGCGCCCGGACGCTCGGCCGGAACACCGGCTCCGCCCCGGCCAGCAGGTTGATCGCCGGACGGGCCAGCACCTCGAAGCCGATCATGGCCGCGCCGGGCTCGCCGGGCAGGCAGACCACCGGCACCTCCTCCGCCCCGACCGTGCCGAAGCCGAGCGCCGTACCCGGGTAGAGGGCGACCTCGGTGAAGGTGACCGGCCCGGCGCGGCCCCCGTCGCGGCGGGTGAGGACCCGGCGGACCATGTCGCCCGGCCCGGTGCCGGTGCCGCCGGTGGTGATGATCAGGTCGGCCCGGAGGGTCTGGTCCTCCAGCAGGCCGCGCAGCGCCTCCGGGTCGTCGTCGCAGATCCCCACCCGGTACGCGAGCGCGCCCACCTCGGCGGCGGCGGCGGTCAACGCGTGCGAGTTGGCGTCCACCACCTGGCCGGGCTGGCTGCCCCGGCCCACGTCGACCAGCTCGTCACCGGTGGCCACGATGACCACCCGGGGGCTGGGCCGGACCACCACGTGCCCGAGGCCGGTGGCGGCGAACACCGCCACCAGCGCCGGTGAGACGTACGTGCCGGCGCGGGCGAGCAGGGTGCCGGCGGGCAGCTCGTCCCCGGCGCGGCGGAGCCCGTACCCGCGTTTGGGGACGCGGTAG
The sequence above is a segment of the Micromonospora sp. WMMD882 genome. Coding sequences within it:
- a CDS encoding GNAT family protein, with the protein product MFFGSVPGWPVVLADGPVLLRPYRRSDAAAWSEIRRANRAWLAPWESVLPGRWDETNSPIAFRYVHRDQRRTARRGEGMPFAVCLRADDGPERLVGHLNIGNIVRRAFCSGYAGYWVDGRTAGRGVIPTALALAVDHAFGPGGLHRIEVNIRPENRPSRRVVEKLGFREEAYHPRYMHIDGAWRDHIGYALTSEEVAAEGGLLARWHRLRATTG
- the glp gene encoding gephyrin-like molybdotransferase Glp; translated protein: MTATADAEAAANELTPLADYLGSVLRRLRALPPLDLDLTQAYGNVLAEDVVAPHAYPAFDQAAVDGYAARWDDIAAAARNAGYASGHGGSPGGRTVRLNVVGDLGAASWRPVRLTPNACFSVAAGAPLPVTADVVVPVEWTDQGMAAVEIYRVPKRGYGLRRAGDELPAGTLLARAGTYVSPALVAVFAATGLGHVVVRPSPRVVIVATGDELVDVGRGSQPGQVVDANSHALTAAAAEVGALAYRVGICDDDPEALRGLLEDQTLRADLIITTGGTGTGPGDMVRRVLTRRDGGRAGPVTFTEVALYPGTALGFGTVGAEEVPVVCLPGEPGAAMIGFEVLARPAINLLAGAEPVFRPSVRAHLLETVTSPGGLREFRPAHVAERRGGGYTVQPLAGGPRTLSGLAEANGLLVLGERVTTAAAGSTVDVLLLDRRR